A window of Cygnus atratus isolate AKBS03 ecotype Queensland, Australia chromosome 24, CAtr_DNAZoo_HiC_assembly, whole genome shotgun sequence contains these coding sequences:
- the KCNA2 gene encoding potassium voltage-gated channel subfamily A member 2, with protein sequence MTVATGDPADEAAALPGHPQDTYNPETDHECCERVVINISGLRFETQLKTLAQFPETLLGDPKKRMRYFDPLRNEYFFDRNRPSFDAILYYYQSGGRLRRPVNVPLDIFSEEIRFYELGEEAMEMFREDEGYIKEEERPLPENEFQRQVWLLFEYPESSGPARIIAIVSVMVILISIVSFCLETLPIFRDENEDMHGSGLSHPPYSNSSMGYQQSTSFTDPFFIVETLCIIWFSFEFLVRFFACPSKAGFFTNIMNIIDIVAIIPYFITLGTELAEKPEDGQQGQQAMSLAILRVIRLVRVFRIFKLSRHSKGLQILGQTLKASMRELGLLIFFLFIGVILFSSAVYFAEADESESQFPSIPDAFWWAVVSMTTVGYGDMVPTTIGGKIVGSLCAIAGVLTIALPVPVIVSNFNYFYHRETEGEEQAQYLQVTSCPKIPSSPDLKKSRSASTISKSDYMEIQEGVNNSNEDFREENLKTANCTLANTNYVNITKMLTDV encoded by the coding sequence ATGACAGTTGCTACCGGAGATCCTGCAGAcgaggctgcagctcttcccgGTCACCCGCAGGACACATACAACCCTGAGACGGACCATGAATGCTGCGAGAGGGTGGTCATTAACATCTCAGGGCTGCGTTTTGAGACTCAGCTCAAGACACTAGCCCAGTTTCCAGAGACCTTGCTAGGGGATCCTAAAAAGAGAATGAGATATTTTGACCCTCTCAGGAATGAGTATTTCTTTGACCGGAACAGACCCAGCTTCGACGCGATTTTGTACTATTATCAGTCTGGCGGGAGGTTGCGGAGGCCAGTTAATGTGCCCTTGGACATCTTCTCAGAGGAGATTCGTTTCTATGAACTGGGGGAAGAAGCAATGGAAATGTTTCGGGAGGATGAAGGCTACatcaaagaagaggaaagaccACTGCCGGAGAATGAGTTTCAGAGACAAGTATGGTTGCTCTTCGAGTACCCCGAGAGCTCAGGCCCTGCCAGGATTATAGCTATTGTCTCCGTCATGGTGATTTTAATCTCCATTGTGAGCTTTTGCCTGGAAACATTGCCCATTTTTCGTGATGAGAATGAAGACATGCATGGCAGCGGGCTGAGCCATCCCCCTTATTCCAACAGCAGCATGGGGTACCAGCAGTCGACCTCTTTCACAGACCCCTTCTTCATCGTAGAGACACTTTGCATCATCTGGTTCTCCTTTGAGTTCTTGGTGAGGTTTTTTGCCTGCCCCAGCAAGGCTGGATTTTTTACCAACATCATGAACATTATAGACATTGTAGCCATCATTCCCTATTTCATCACCTTAGGGACGGAGCTGGCCGAGAAGCCAGAGGATGGTCAGCAAGGCCAGCAAGCCATGTCCTTGGCCATCCTCCGAGTCATCCGCTTGGTGCGGGTCTTCAGGATCTTCAAGCTCTCCCGGCACTCCAAGGGGCTGCAGATCCTGGGGCAGACTCTCAAGGCCAGCATGCGGGAGCTGGGCCTCttgatatttttcctcttcatcgGTGTCATCCTCTTCTCCAGTGCCGTCTACTTTGCAGAGGCCGACGAGAGCGAGTCCCAGTTCCCAAGCATCCCCGACGCCTTCTGGTGGGCTGTGGTTTCCATGACGACTGTTGGCTACGGAGACATGGTCCCCACAACCATCGGGGGGAAAATTGTGGGGTCCTTGTGTGCCATCGCTGGCGTATTAACGATTGCCTTACCAGTGCCCGTCATAGTGTCTAACTTCAATTACTTCTACCACCGGGAGAcggagggagaggagcaggctCAATATTTGCAAGTAACCAGCTGCCCAAAGATCCCCTCTTCCCCTGAcctaaagaaaagcagaagtgccTCTACCATTAGTAAGTCTGATTATATGGAGATTCAGGAAGGTGTAAACAATAGCAATGAGGATTTTAGGGAGGAGAACTTGAAGACAGCCAACTGCACCCTAGCTAACACAAACTATGTGAATATCACCAAAATGCTAACTGATGTCTAG